The nucleotide sequence CGTCTTTGTCTTCGCTGATCTTTCGGACTGTTTCCTCTGTGAGGCCCACCTCCGCTTCGTAGGCCGACTTCTGCTCTTTCTTGAATTCGAATCGAGCCTCCGTGTCGGTCGATTCGAGGTCGTTGTCTGAACTCATACGTTAGTCACCTCAGGCCGCCTCGTAGACCTGCTCGCGAACCCAGTCGTAGCCCTCGTCCTCGAGTTGCTCGGCCAGTTCCGGCCCGCCGCTCTCGACGACTTTCCCGTCGAGCATCACGTGGACGTGATCCGGCTCGACGTAATCGAGGATGCGCTGGTAGTGGGTGATCTGGAGGACACCCGTGCCCTGGTCGTCCCGGAGGGAGTTGATCCCGTTGGCGACGTCCTGCAGACGGTCAATGTCGAGCCCGGAGTCGATCTCGTCGAGCACCGCGATGTCGGGTTCGAGAATCGCCGCCTGTAGAACCTCGTTTTGCTTTTTCTCGCCGCCGGAGAAGCCGGCGTTGAGATATCGCTCCGCGAAGGACTCGTCCATGTCGAGTTGTTCCATCTTCTCTTTGAGGAGTTGCTGGAACTCGGCGACGCTGACCTCACCCTCGTCAGCGGGGCCCTCCATCGGCGAGGTGTCGTAGCCGGCGTCCTCGTCTGCGTCTTCGTCTGCTTCGGCTTCCTCGTCGTCCTCGAAGAGTTCCTCGCGTTCTTCGAGTTTGGCGTTCAAGGCCGTCCGAAGGAAGTTTACCATCGTCACGCCCTCGATCTCCGCCGGATACTGGAACCCGAGGAAGATGCCGAGTGCGGCACGCTCGTTGGGTTCGAGTTCGAGCAGGTTCCAGGTCTGTTTGTCTTCCGGGATCTCCTGATCGAACTCGTCACCGTCGAGGTGGATGAGCACT is from Halorhabdus sp. BNX81 and encodes:
- a CDS encoding ABC transporter ATP-binding protein, producing the protein MATLEINNLHAKVAEDGGEGILEGVDLTVEAGEIHALMGPNGSGKSTTAKVIAGHPAYEVTEGEVLIHLDGDEFDQEIPEDKQTWNLLELEPNERAALGIFLGFQYPAEIEGVTMVNFLRTALNAKLEEREELFEDDEEAEADEDADEDAGYDTSPMEGPADEGEVSVAEFQQLLKEKMEQLDMDESFAERYLNAGFSGGEKKQNEVLQAAILEPDIAVLDEIDSGLDIDRLQDVANGINSLRDDQGTGVLQITHYQRILDYVEPDHVHVMLDGKVVESGGPELAEQLEDEGYDWVREQVYEAA